A region of the Streptomyces sp. NBC_00442 genome:
AAGAGGTTTGTGACCCTAACTGCACGGTTCGCCCCGGCTTCATCCCCGAGCCGGCTTCGTCCCGCACCTTTCCAGGAGGCCTGGTGTCCGTTCTTCTTGAGCAGCCCGCAAGCCTGGTCGCCTACCGCCCGAACAAGCCGACGGCCATGGTCGTCGTTGCCGACCCCCGAGTCCGCTCCACCGTCACCCGGCACCTGTGGGCGCTCGGAGTACGTGACGTCATCGAGGCGTCGTCCATCGCGGAGGCCCGTCCCCGCGTCGGCAACCCGCGCGACATCTGCGTTGCCGACGTCCACCTGCCCGACGGTTCCGGGCTGACCCTGCTGTCCGAGACCCGAGCCGCGGGCTGGCCCAACGGCCTGGCCCTGTCCGCCGCCGACGACATCGGTGCCGTGCGCAACGCCCTCGCGGGCGGCGTGAAGGGCTACGTCGTCACCGGCACCCGTACCAACATCGGCCACCCCGGCCGTCCCGGCGCCGCCCCCATCGGCGCCGCGGCCGCCCGTATGCACCGCCGCCCCCCGGGTGCCCCGAGCCACCCGGGCGGCTACCGCGAGCTCTCCGGCCGTGAGGTCGAGGTGCTCCGGCTCGTGGCGGAGGGCCAGTCCAACAAGGCCATCGGCGTTTCGATGGGCCTGTCCGCTCTGACCGTCAAGTCCCACCTCGCCCGGATCGCACGCAAGCTCGGCACGGGTGACCGCG
Encoded here:
- a CDS encoding helix-turn-helix transcriptional regulator, coding for MSVLLEQPASLVAYRPNKPTAMVVVADPRVRSTVTRHLWALGVRDVIEASSIAEARPRVGNPRDICVADVHLPDGSGLTLLSETRAAGWPNGLALSAADDIGAVRNALAGGVKGYVVTGTRTNIGHPGRPGAAPIGAAAARMHRRPPGAPSHPGGYRELSGREVEVLRLVAEGQSNKAIGVSMGLSALTVKSHLARIARKLGTGDRAGMVAVALRTGIIH